Proteins from a single region of Pseudodesulfovibrio portus:
- a CDS encoding VPLPA-CTERM sorting domain-containing protein codes for MDGTYIGAGSVVTGFGTMNINNYTAVIGADPSQYAVDYTNAYLPSADDLPLGDLASDGFTVWLSAPSVISFSGNLTEFTGTGTLSFFDLDPVLGYMTAVLSASGISSLFGTFAADATLYKQAATPIPGAIWLLGSGVIGLVGLRRRARRA; via the coding sequence ATGGACGGTACCTATATCGGTGCCGGTTCCGTGGTGACGGGTTTCGGGACCATGAACATTAACAACTACACGGCTGTTATCGGCGCCGACCCCAGTCAGTACGCGGTGGATTACACCAATGCGTATCTTCCGAGCGCCGATGACCTGCCCCTCGGCGACCTGGCCTCCGACGGTTTCACCGTCTGGCTGTCCGCCCCCTCGGTCATCTCCTTCAGCGGCAATCTCACTGAGTTCACCGGAACCGGAACCCTGTCGTTCTTCGACCTGGACCCGGTCCTGGGCTACATGACCGCCGTGCTGTCCGCCAGCGGCATCAGTTCCCTGTTCGGCACCTTCGCTGCCGATGCAACCCTGTATAAACAGGCCGCCACGCCCATTCCCGGCGCCATCTGGCTCCTGGGTTCCGGCGTCATCGGCCTTGTGGGATTGCGGAGAAGAGCCCGCAGAGCGTAG
- a CDS encoding pentapeptide repeat-containing protein: MANSKHLAILENDVEVWNEWRKDNPDICPDLKFVVLEKKNLAGANFRNTDLRRAHFKGTDLFDADFQGANLQFASFIDADLIWATVKGADLQNAVMHGTDVTGVKYDNFMKCYGINIQDCFGSQRFVRHVMDLSYIEEFKDQHPTIHYIWEMTSNCGRSWFPLLLWSCFIIYIYWALFDFFPHIEHPLYTSIMTFTSFGFIDSHNRGSQELFLLCTEAILGYIVFGCLVSLIANKMARRSG; encoded by the coding sequence GTGGCTAATTCAAAGCACTTGGCAATACTGGAGAATGATGTTGAGGTCTGGAATGAGTGGCGCAAGGACAATCCAGATATATGTCCTGACCTTAAATTTGTGGTTCTTGAAAAGAAAAATCTCGCCGGGGCAAACTTCCGAAATACAGACCTCAGAAGAGCACATTTTAAGGGAACAGATCTTTTCGATGCTGATTTTCAGGGAGCAAATCTTCAATTTGCATCTTTCATAGACGCAGATCTTATTTGGGCGACTGTGAAAGGGGCAGATCTTCAAAATGCAGTCATGCATGGCACAGACGTTACAGGTGTTAAATATGACAACTTCATGAAATGCTATGGGATCAATATTCAAGACTGTTTTGGCAGTCAGCGATTTGTCCGGCATGTCATGGATTTAAGCTATATAGAAGAATTCAAGGATCAGCATCCGACAATTCACTACATTTGGGAAATGACTTCCAATTGTGGGCGCTCATGGTTTCCTCTCCTTCTATGGTCTTGCTTCATCATTTATATTTATTGGGCTCTGTTTGATTTTTTCCCGCACATCGAGCACCCGCTTTATACAAGCATTATGACGTTTACTTCTTTTGGATTCATAGACTCTCATAATCGTGGCTCCCAAGAACTATTCCTTTTGTGTACGGAGGCCATTTTGGGTTATATCGTGTTTGGGTGTCTTGTTTCGCTCATAGCCAATAAGATGGCACGAAGAAGTGGGTAG
- a CDS encoding universal stress protein, protein MVDIKKILCAVDFSEYSPIVADYANMMAKCSGAKILVLYVAPSLSQYVGFHVPPSSIESFVGEIVTGAEDTMNAFVKEHFEGLDVEGKVVTGYPAEEILGITEDEKCDMVVMGTHGRKGIDRILFGSVAEKVVKSSIAPVLTVRPTD, encoded by the coding sequence ATGGTTGATATCAAGAAGATTCTGTGCGCGGTTGATTTCTCGGAGTACAGCCCCATCGTGGCCGATTATGCCAACATGATGGCCAAGTGCTCCGGGGCCAAGATCCTGGTGCTTTATGTCGCCCCCTCGCTCAGTCAATATGTGGGCTTTCATGTGCCGCCCAGCTCCATCGAGTCCTTTGTTGGCGAGATCGTGACCGGGGCCGAAGACACCATGAACGCATTCGTCAAGGAGCACTTCGAAGGGCTCGATGTCGAGGGCAAGGTGGTCACCGGTTATCCGGCCGAGGAAATCCTGGGCATCACCGAGGACGAGAAGTGCGACATGGTGGTCATGGGCACCCACGGCCGCAAGGGCATTGACCGCATCCTGTTCGGCTCCGTGGCCGAGAAGGTCGTCAAGAGCTCGATCGCCCCGGTGCTCACGGTGCGGCCCACGGACTAG
- the qmoC gene encoding quinone-interacting membrane-bound oxidoreductase complex subunit QmoC codes for MSNTVKVQPDLTFVKELQAVGGDSLKKCYQCATCSVVCPLSPADSPYPRKEMVWAQWGLKDRLVNDIDIWLCHNCGTCSDLCPRGAKPGDLLSALRNMAYRNLAPLPIIGKLMSSSAGILPLAAPALIFYGLIWVIMAGKFGTMFPTFEWNAADHAWTAVEGGKVVFGGLFPGDYTIDPVFMLVFAFMIFMFYAGVRNMLKAFDAQPKTFIVGRKEEPCFLSCLIDTLQYEVLQHTQFFDCKDEQTDELDEKRATGHRWLMFAFIALAVVTGVVASGHWGGWLLRNLGITGLGDIVSAIGHTPMPFYHPIKLLALVGAGLGVYGLLAVTKRRVNLDQAKQSSSWYDWYLLAVIWTVFLTGIGAMVFRVLGVGLLAYPIYYVHLVGVFMLFAYLPWSKLGHLVYRTVALSCAKKIGRIPMGADK; via the coding sequence ATGTCCAATACCGTCAAGGTACAACCGGACCTTACGTTCGTGAAAGAGTTGCAGGCCGTAGGCGGCGACTCGCTGAAAAAATGCTACCAGTGCGCCACCTGCTCGGTGGTATGCCCTCTCTCCCCGGCTGACAGCCCCTATCCCCGCAAGGAGATGGTCTGGGCCCAGTGGGGATTGAAGGACCGCCTGGTCAACGATATCGACATCTGGCTGTGCCACAACTGCGGCACCTGTTCCGATCTCTGCCCCCGCGGCGCCAAGCCGGGCGACCTGCTGTCCGCCCTGCGCAACATGGCCTACCGCAACCTGGCTCCGCTGCCGATCATCGGCAAGCTGATGTCCAGCTCCGCAGGCATCCTGCCCCTGGCTGCTCCGGCATTGATCTTCTACGGTCTCATCTGGGTCATCATGGCTGGCAAGTTCGGCACCATGTTCCCCACCTTCGAGTGGAACGCGGCCGACCACGCCTGGACCGCCGTTGAAGGCGGCAAGGTCGTCTTCGGCGGCCTGTTCCCCGGCGACTACACCATCGACCCGGTCTTCATGCTTGTCTTCGCCTTCATGATCTTCATGTTCTATGCAGGCGTGAGAAACATGCTCAAGGCGTTCGACGCGCAGCCCAAGACCTTCATCGTGGGCCGCAAGGAAGAACCCTGCTTCCTCTCCTGCCTGATCGACACCCTGCAGTACGAAGTGCTGCAGCACACGCAGTTCTTCGACTGCAAGGACGAGCAGACCGACGAGCTGGACGAGAAGCGCGCCACCGGCCACCGCTGGCTGATGTTTGCCTTCATCGCCCTGGCCGTGGTCACCGGCGTCGTCGCTTCCGGCCACTGGGGCGGATGGCTCCTGCGGAACCTCGGCATCACCGGTCTCGGTGACATCGTGTCCGCCATCGGTCACACCCCCATGCCGTTCTACCACCCGATCAAGCTCCTCGCCCTGGTTGGCGCGGGCCTGGGTGTGTACGGCCTGCTGGCCGTGACCAAGCGCAGGGTGAACCTGGACCAGGCCAAACAGTCCTCCAGCTGGTACGACTGGTACCTGCTGGCCGTGATCTGGACCGTCTTCCTGACCGGCATCGGCGCCATGGTGTTCCGCGTGCTCGGCGTCGGCCTGCTGGCCTACCCGATCTACTACGTGCACCTGGTCGGCGTATTCATGCTGTTCGCGTACCTGCCGTGGTCCAAGCTGGGCCACCTGGTCTACCGTACCGTGGCCCTGTCCTGCGCCAAGAAGATTGGTCGCATCCCCATGGGCGCCGACAAATAG
- a CDS encoding SDR family oxidoreductase encodes MQKTIFITGATAGFGKAMAERYAREGWQLILSGRRAERLDELKAALAPAKVHTVVFDVRDRKACEEAVANLPAEFLPVDALVNNAGLALGMEPAQACSLDDWETMIDTNIKGLTYMTRAVLPAMVERNKGHVVNLGSIAGNYPYPGGNCYGGTKAFVNHFSKNLRADLAGTRVRVTNIEPGMCETEFSEVRFKGDKDAASKVYKGVDALTADDIAECVYWATALPAHVNINAIEVMPVQQSFAMFAVDRDEV; translated from the coding sequence ATGCAAAAGACCATATTCATTACCGGAGCAACAGCCGGATTCGGCAAGGCCATGGCGGAACGGTACGCCAGGGAAGGCTGGCAGCTGATCCTTTCGGGCCGCCGCGCCGAACGCCTCGACGAGCTCAAGGCCGCCCTCGCCCCGGCCAAGGTGCACACCGTGGTCTTCGACGTCCGCGACCGCAAGGCCTGCGAAGAGGCCGTGGCCAACCTGCCCGCCGAATTCCTGCCCGTGGACGCGCTGGTCAACAACGCGGGCCTGGCGCTGGGCATGGAGCCTGCACAGGCCTGTTCCCTGGATGATTGGGAGACCATGATCGACACCAACATCAAGGGGCTGACATACATGACCCGCGCCGTGCTGCCCGCCATGGTCGAGCGCAACAAGGGCCACGTGGTCAACCTCGGCTCCATCGCCGGGAACTATCCCTACCCCGGGGGCAACTGCTACGGCGGGACCAAGGCGTTCGTGAACCACTTCTCCAAGAACCTGCGCGCAGACCTGGCCGGCACCCGCGTGCGCGTGACCAACATCGAGCCCGGCATGTGCGAAACCGAGTTCTCCGAAGTCCGGTTCAAGGGCGACAAGGACGCCGCGTCCAAGGTCTACAAGGGGGTGGATGCCCTCACCGCCGACGACATCGCCGAATGCGTCTACTGGGCCACCGCCCTGCCCGCCCACGTCAACATCAACGCCATCGAGGTCATGCCCGTTCAGCAGTCCTTCGCCATGTTCGCCGTGGACAGGGACGAGGTGTAG
- a CDS encoding branched-chain amino acid ABC transporter substrate-binding protein: MKRLLVLVVALAALGLFLAGCGEEKKADQVLKIGTMSPLTGPYAADGNDIRQGTEIAVEVFMEAGGIPGFTNIEVIPQDTACDPKQAVAAANKLINEKVTGVVGAYCSSSTIPASETLAEENIIMLTPASTNPKVTERGLPYMFRTCGRDDHQAPAAVKFMKEAEGVKTIFIVDDKTTYSQGLAEGVALAAKEVGIEVLEHDHVNQGDKDYSAVLTKIKSANPDLLYISLQNSATGALMVIQAKRMGIDAILMGQDAVYHPKLIEIAKGDAEGMYCTFGAIDKNAPAYKEFLAKYKAKSGNEPGAYSAYSFDSATAYLMAVKAAGTTDPVKVREELMKLDFTGASKQINYQENGDSGSNYTVYRITDGQFVPYWNSLTGEKY, from the coding sequence ATGAAACGTTTACTGGTACTCGTGGTTGCCCTGGCCGCCCTGGGCCTGTTCCTGGCGGGCTGCGGTGAAGAAAAGAAAGCCGATCAGGTCCTCAAGATCGGCACCATGTCCCCCCTGACCGGTCCCTACGCCGCTGACGGCAACGACATCCGCCAGGGCACCGAGATCGCCGTCGAAGTCTTTATGGAAGCGGGCGGCATTCCCGGTTTCACCAATATCGAAGTCATTCCCCAGGACACCGCCTGTGATCCGAAGCAGGCCGTGGCCGCCGCCAACAAGCTGATCAACGAGAAGGTCACCGGCGTGGTGGGCGCGTACTGCTCCAGCTCCACCATCCCCGCCTCCGAGACCCTGGCCGAGGAAAACATCATCATGCTGACCCCGGCTTCCACCAACCCCAAGGTCACCGAGCGCGGCCTGCCCTACATGTTCCGCACCTGCGGTCGTGACGACCACCAGGCCCCTGCCGCCGTCAAGTTCATGAAGGAAGCCGAAGGCGTGAAGACCATCTTCATCGTCGACGACAAGACCACCTACTCCCAGGGTCTGGCCGAGGGCGTTGCCCTGGCCGCCAAGGAAGTGGGCATCGAGGTCCTGGAACACGACCACGTCAACCAGGGCGACAAGGACTACTCCGCCGTCCTGACCAAGATCAAGTCCGCCAACCCGGATCTGCTCTACATCTCCCTGCAGAACTCCGCCACCGGCGCTCTGATGGTCATCCAGGCCAAGCGCATGGGCATCGACGCCATCCTCATGGGTCAGGACGCCGTCTACCATCCCAAGCTCATCGAAATCGCCAAGGGCGACGCCGAGGGCATGTACTGCACCTTCGGCGCCATCGACAAGAACGCGCCCGCCTACAAGGAATTCCTGGCCAAGTACAAGGCCAAGTCCGGCAACGAGCCCGGCGCGTACTCCGCGTACTCCTTCGACTCCGCCACCGCGTACCTGATGGCCGTCAAGGCTGCGGGCACCACCGATCCCGTCAAGGTCCGCGAAGAGCTGATGAAGCTCGACTTCACCGGCGCCTCCAAGCAGATCAACTACCAGGAGAACGGCGATTCCGGCTCCAACTACACCGTGTACAGGATCACCGACGGCCAGTTCGTGCCCTACTGGAACTCCCTGACCGGCGAAAAGTACTAG
- a CDS encoding hydrogenase iron-sulfur subunit encodes MAEKLGVYICGGCDIGANLDVDALAEFAAGGKHSSCVTVAKSNAVLCSPEGKAMIEADIAENELDGVVCCACTPRSKWDVFKFGDKVQVERVSLREQCVWSYQEDPVFPGQMEIIAKDYINMGITKLFNSRIPAPELPDAFKTVLVVGGGYTGLNAALNAASLGYSVVLAEKSDTLGGKAATMYKSFPLGAPYSEREQLIDVPDLIAKVEASDKIQVLTGATLESLAGAPAQYKATISGTEYEIGAVVMATGFVPGNPKFLAPLGYGTIKNVVTTAELEAMAANGGIKTADGKTPSSVAFIVDTSLLMKGVSYGACGEACEAPEDMPCKEEDESGDADECETFVYEDKESAKHLAYSSELTSLVALKQANYVRELAPNAVAYIVYDHMMVPGINEKYYQAAQDDPGVMLTKGTVTGVSEAGSSVVIKAKDTLLGADVELAADLVVVPTAIVPTTAADPTMNFVYRQGPAFPDLELFDGFADSNYICFPYETRRTGVYAAGCVRQPMGMGLAAEDAAGAALKAIQCIESANRGVSVHPRSGDLSFPEFNFTRCTQCKRCTEECPFGALDDDEKGTPLPNPTRCRRCGTCMGACPERVISFSNYGISQMGQAIKEVKVPDSLDAGGPRFIVLACENDAYPALDMAAMRGKSWSPYVRFLPVRCLGSVNAIWVADAMSKGIDGVMLLGCKYGDDYQCHFVKGSELCNRRKENIAESLGRLGVEPERVEQYEVSIDMYDQVPDMIDEFVRNITTNFGPNPFKGY; translated from the coding sequence ATGGCTGAAAAGCTTGGAGTATATATCTGTGGAGGCTGCGACATCGGCGCGAATCTCGATGTCGATGCCCTGGCTGAATTTGCCGCCGGCGGCAAACACTCCTCCTGCGTGACCGTGGCCAAGTCCAATGCTGTCCTGTGCAGCCCCGAGGGCAAGGCCATGATCGAGGCGGACATCGCTGAAAACGAACTGGACGGCGTGGTCTGCTGCGCCTGTACCCCGCGTTCCAAGTGGGACGTGTTCAAGTTCGGCGACAAAGTCCAGGTGGAACGCGTGTCCCTGCGCGAGCAGTGCGTGTGGTCCTACCAGGAAGACCCCGTATTCCCCGGCCAGATGGAAATCATCGCCAAGGACTACATCAACATGGGAATCACCAAGCTGTTCAACAGCCGGATTCCCGCTCCGGAGCTGCCGGACGCCTTCAAGACCGTGCTGGTCGTGGGCGGCGGTTACACCGGTCTCAACGCGGCGCTGAACGCCGCCAGCCTGGGCTACTCCGTGGTCCTGGCCGAAAAGAGCGACACGCTGGGCGGCAAAGCTGCGACCATGTACAAGTCCTTCCCGCTGGGCGCTCCCTATTCCGAACGCGAGCAGCTCATCGACGTGCCCGACCTGATCGCCAAGGTGGAAGCCAGCGACAAGATCCAGGTCCTGACCGGTGCGACCCTCGAGTCCCTGGCCGGTGCCCCGGCCCAGTACAAGGCCACCATCAGCGGAACCGAATACGAGATCGGCGCGGTCGTCATGGCCACCGGCTTCGTGCCCGGCAATCCCAAGTTCCTGGCCCCGCTGGGCTACGGCACCATCAAGAACGTGGTCACCACCGCCGAACTGGAAGCCATGGCAGCCAACGGCGGCATCAAGACCGCCGACGGCAAGACCCCGTCCTCCGTGGCCTTCATCGTCGACACCTCCCTGCTCATGAAGGGCGTCTCCTACGGCGCTTGCGGCGAAGCCTGCGAGGCTCCCGAGGACATGCCCTGCAAGGAAGAGGACGAAAGCGGCGACGCCGACGAGTGCGAGACCTTCGTCTATGAGGACAAGGAATCCGCCAAGCACCTGGCCTACTCCTCCGAGCTGACCTCCCTGGTCGCCCTGAAGCAGGCCAACTACGTGCGCGAGCTCGCCCCCAACGCCGTTGCCTACATCGTGTACGATCACATGATGGTCCCCGGCATCAACGAGAAATACTATCAGGCAGCCCAGGACGATCCCGGCGTCATGCTGACCAAGGGCACCGTGACCGGCGTCTCCGAGGCCGGTTCCTCCGTGGTCATCAAGGCCAAGGATACCCTGCTGGGCGCCGACGTGGAGCTGGCCGCCGACCTGGTTGTCGTCCCGACCGCCATCGTCCCGACCACCGCTGCCGACCCGACCATGAACTTCGTCTACCGCCAGGGCCCGGCATTCCCGGACCTCGAGCTGTTCGACGGGTTCGCCGATTCCAACTACATCTGCTTCCCCTACGAGACGCGCCGCACGGGCGTCTACGCAGCGGGTTGCGTTCGCCAGCCCATGGGCATGGGCCTTGCCGCCGAAGACGCGGCCGGTGCCGCCCTCAAGGCCATCCAGTGCATCGAGTCCGCCAACCGCGGCGTGTCCGTACACCCCCGGTCCGGCGACCTGAGCTTCCCGGAGTTCAACTTCACCCGTTGTACCCAGTGCAAACGCTGCACCGAGGAATGCCCGTTCGGCGCTCTGGACGATGACGAGAAGGGCACGCCGCTTCCGAACCCCACCCGCTGCCGCCGTTGCGGTACCTGCATGGGTGCGTGTCCGGAGCGCGTCATCAGCTTCTCCAACTACGGCATCAGCCAGATGGGTCAGGCCATCAAGGAAGTCAAGGTTCCCGACTCCCTCGACGCCGGCGGCCCCCGCTTCATCGTCCTGGCCTGTGAAAACGACGCCTACCCGGCCCTGGACATGGCTGCCATGCGCGGCAAGTCCTGGTCCCCGTATGTCCGCTTCCTGCCGGTGCGCTGCCTCGGTTCCGTCAACGCCATCTGGGTGGCAGACGCCATGTCCAAGGGCATTGACGGCGTGATGCTGCTCGGCTGCAAGTACGGCGACGACTACCAGTGCCACTTCGTCAAGGGTTCCGAGCTGTGCAACCGCCGCAAGGAAAACATCGCCGAGTCCCTTGGACGCCTTGGTGTCGAGCCTGAGCGCGTTGAGCAGTACGAGGTCTCCATCGACATGTACGACCAAGTGCCCGACATGATCGACGAGTTCGTCAGGAACATCACCACCAACTTCGGCCCGAACCCGTTCAAGGGTTACTAG
- a CDS encoding ABC transporter ATP-binding protein, with product MANLILDDICVRFGGLQALTEVAFTVTEGEVVGLIGPNGAGKTTVFNVITGVYKASSGSVSYDGTTITGLRPYQVLSMGIARTFQNIRLFQNMTALENCMVAQHSRSRAGVIGAILRSPGQQREEARIIERSQKALDFMGLGGVTDEVASNLPYGHQRRLEIARALASDPKTILLDEPAAGLNPAESMELMRDIGRITELGINVLMVEHDMKVVMGICNRIVVLDHGVMIAEGLPEDIQRNPDVIEAYLGQ from the coding sequence ATGGCAAATCTTATTCTTGATGACATTTGTGTCCGTTTCGGCGGGCTCCAGGCCCTGACCGAAGTCGCCTTCACCGTGACCGAGGGCGAAGTGGTGGGGCTGATCGGCCCCAACGGGGCGGGCAAAACCACGGTGTTCAACGTGATCACCGGCGTATACAAGGCTTCTTCCGGTTCGGTGTCCTACGACGGCACGACCATCACGGGGCTGAGGCCCTACCAGGTCCTGTCCATGGGCATTGCCCGGACTTTTCAGAACATTCGTCTGTTCCAGAACATGACGGCCCTGGAAAACTGCATGGTGGCGCAGCACTCCCGCTCCAGGGCGGGCGTGATCGGGGCGATCCTTCGCAGTCCCGGCCAGCAGCGGGAAGAGGCGAGAATCATCGAAAGGTCGCAGAAGGCGCTTGATTTCATGGGGCTCGGCGGGGTGACCGACGAGGTCGCCTCCAACCTGCCGTACGGCCATCAGCGGCGGCTCGAGATCGCCCGCGCCCTGGCCAGCGACCCCAAGACCATCCTTTTGGACGAACCGGCGGCGGGACTGAACCCGGCCGAATCCATGGAGCTGATGCGCGACATCGGCCGCATCACCGAACTCGGCATCAACGTGCTCATGGTGGAACACGACATGAAGGTCGTCATGGGCATCTGCAACCGGATCGTTGTTCTCGACCATGGTGTAATGATCGCGGAAGGGCTGCCCGAGGATATCCAGCGGAACCCCGACGTGATTGAGGCATATTTGGGCCAGTAA
- a CDS encoding ABC transporter permease subunit: MTIRESKKLWLACGVGLLWFLILLWPMLGITPDGLEFGKTLTVFGYVVVASVIIMLFYQIQQAGKLDAVGTPLKAATVSVQGLYERTPRWVLLSIVMGCAIAYPLLTERYAHDVAIQVLVYVCLGLGLNIVIGLAGLLDLGYIAFYGVGAYTYALMSLHFGLSFWLCLPVAALTAAIAGCIIGYPTLRMRGDYLAIVTLGFGEIVRLILNNWMALTNGPNGILSIPRPELFGYSFRSLSSMYYVILGIAVITILSVYRLNYSRIGRAWEAIREDETAAELMGVNTFLLKLLAYAMGATFAGFAGAFFSARMKFVGPESFTFLESAMVLAMVILGGMGSIPGVILGVLALVALPEVFREFELYRMLVFGGVMTLMMLIRPAGIWPAKRVGRRSEEAE; encoded by the coding sequence TTGACGATACGCGAGTCTAAAAAATTATGGCTGGCCTGCGGGGTCGGCCTGCTCTGGTTCCTTATCCTGCTCTGGCCCATGCTCGGCATCACGCCCGACGGGCTGGAATTCGGCAAGACCCTGACCGTCTTCGGCTACGTGGTCGTGGCTTCGGTCATCATCATGCTCTTCTACCAGATCCAGCAGGCGGGCAAGCTCGACGCCGTGGGCACCCCCCTGAAGGCGGCCACCGTCTCGGTGCAGGGCCTGTACGAGAGAACCCCGCGCTGGGTGCTCCTGTCCATCGTCATGGGCTGCGCCATCGCCTACCCGCTGTTGACCGAACGCTATGCCCACGACGTCGCCATCCAGGTGCTGGTCTACGTCTGCCTCGGCCTGGGGCTGAACATCGTCATCGGCCTGGCCGGGCTGCTCGACCTGGGCTACATCGCCTTCTACGGCGTGGGTGCCTACACCTACGCGCTCATGAGCCTGCACTTCGGGCTGTCCTTCTGGCTCTGTCTGCCCGTGGCCGCCCTGACCGCAGCCATCGCCGGGTGCATCATCGGCTACCCGACCCTGCGCATGCGCGGCGACTACCTGGCCATCGTGACCCTGGGCTTCGGCGAGATCGTGCGCCTGATCCTGAACAACTGGATGGCGCTGACCAACGGCCCCAACGGCATCCTGTCCATCCCCCGACCGGAGCTGTTCGGCTATTCCTTCCGCTCCCTGTCGAGCATGTACTATGTGATCCTGGGCATCGCCGTCATCACCATCCTTTCGGTCTACCGCCTCAACTATTCGCGCATCGGACGCGCCTGGGAGGCCATCCGCGAGGACGAGACAGCCGCCGAACTCATGGGCGTGAACACCTTTCTGCTCAAGCTCCTGGCCTATGCCATGGGCGCGACCTTTGCCGGATTCGCCGGGGCCTTCTTCTCCGCGCGCATGAAGTTCGTCGGGCCCGAGTCCTTCACCTTTCTGGAATCCGCCATGGTCCTGGCCATGGTCATCCTCGGCGGCATGGGGTCCATCCCCGGCGTCATCCTCGGCGTCCTCGCCCTGGTCGCCCTGCCCGAGGTGTTCCGCGAATTCGAACTCTACCGCATGCTGGTCTTCGGCGGCGTCATGACCCTGATGATGCTGATCCGCCCGGCAGGCATCTGGCCCGCCAAGCGCGTGGGCAGGCGATCCGAGGAGGCGGAGTAG
- a CDS encoding ABC transporter ATP-binding protein, which yields MHDKTPILELRNVVSAYGRIQALKGISIKVYDGEIVSIIGANGAGKSTTLMTICNIVKAVSGDILYKGDRINDVGSDVLPTMGLCQVPEGRRIFPRLTVMENLDMGAFFRTDAGGIKDDIERVFDLFPKLRERRKQLGGTLSGGEQQMLAMARSLMSRPKVLLLDEPSMGLAPLLVKQIFDIVKEINSQGVTVVLVEQNANLALQAAQRGYVLETGNVVMEDDAAKLLANPDIRKAYLGE from the coding sequence ATGCACGACAAGACTCCCATCCTCGAACTCAGGAACGTGGTCTCCGCCTACGGACGCATCCAGGCGCTCAAGGGCATCTCCATCAAGGTCTATGACGGCGAGATCGTGTCCATCATCGGGGCCAACGGCGCGGGCAAGTCCACCACGCTCATGACCATCTGCAACATCGTCAAGGCCGTTTCGGGCGACATCCTGTACAAGGGAGACCGCATCAACGACGTGGGCAGCGACGTCCTGCCCACCATGGGCTTGTGCCAGGTGCCGGAAGGCCGCCGCATCTTTCCGCGGCTGACGGTCATGGAAAATCTCGATATGGGCGCGTTCTTCCGGACCGACGCCGGGGGAATCAAGGACGACATCGAGCGGGTGTTCGATCTCTTCCCCAAACTGCGCGAGCGGCGCAAGCAGCTCGGCGGCACCCTGTCCGGCGGCGAGCAGCAGATGCTGGCCATGGCCCGCTCCCTGATGAGCCGCCCCAAGGTCCTGCTCCTGGACGAACCGTCCATGGGGCTGGCACCGCTCCTGGTCAAGCAGATCTTCGACATCGTCAAGGAGATCAATTCCCAGGGCGTGACCGTGGTCCTGGTCGAGCAGAACGCCAACCTCGCCCTGCAGGCGGCCCAGCGCGGCTATGTCCTGGAGACCGGCAACGTGGTCATGGAGGACGATGCGGCAAAGCTCCTGGCCAATCCCGACATCCGCAAGGCGTATCTCGGCGAATAG
- a CDS encoding branched-chain amino acid ABC transporter permease — translation MDLEFFIQQLINGITLGGVYALIALGYTMVYGIIQLINFAHGEFFAAGGYMGVILISYLASQGLHPYACLAIALVLAMGYCALLAMAVERLAYKPLRNASRLAALLSALGMSIFLQNGLMLTQGVYDKAYPTEITSGGLEWGLISVSYMQMFIVGLTAALLVGLNILVFKTRIGRAMRATAQDKVMSALVGINSNRIIAVTFAIGAGLAAAAGIMVGLYYGSVNYSMGFVPGIKAFAAAVLGGIGNITGAMIGGLIIGMVEIFAAGYISGEYKDVFAFIILIGVLYFKPTGIMGENVDDTRV, via the coding sequence ATGGACTTAGAATTTTTCATACAGCAGCTGATCAACGGCATCACGCTGGGGGGCGTTTACGCTCTCATTGCCCTTGGCTACACCATGGTCTACGGCATCATTCAGCTCATCAATTTCGCGCACGGCGAGTTCTTCGCCGCCGGCGGCTACATGGGCGTGATCCTGATCTCCTACCTGGCGTCCCAGGGACTGCATCCTTACGCCTGTCTGGCCATCGCACTGGTCCTGGCCATGGGCTACTGCGCCCTGCTGGCCATGGCCGTGGAACGACTCGCCTACAAGCCGCTTCGCAACGCCTCGCGACTGGCCGCGCTCCTGTCCGCGCTCGGCATGTCCATCTTCCTGCAGAACGGGCTGATGCTCACCCAGGGCGTGTACGACAAGGCGTACCCCACGGAGATCACCTCCGGCGGCCTTGAGTGGGGACTCATCTCCGTCTCCTACATGCAGATGTTCATCGTCGGCCTGACCGCCGCGTTGTTGGTGGGGTTGAACATCCTGGTCTTCAAGACCCGCATCGGCCGGGCCATGCGCGCCACGGCCCAGGACAAGGTCATGTCCGCCCTGGTCGGCATCAACTCCAACCGCATCATCGCCGTCACCTTCGCCATCGGCGCGGGGCTGGCTGCGGCTGCGGGCATCATGGTCGGCCTGTACTACGGGTCGGTCAACTACTCCATGGGCTTCGTGCCCGGCATCAAGGCCTTTGCGGCGGCGGTGCTCGGCGGCATCGGCAATATCACGGGAGCCATGATCGGAGGACTGATCATCGGCATGGTGGAAATCTTCGCAGCCGGATACATCTCCGGCGAATACAAAGACGTGTTCGCCTTCATTATCCTCATCGGCGTGCTGTACTTCAAGCCCACCGGCATCATGGGAGAGAACGTTGACGATACGCGAGTCTAA